From Candidatus Atribacteria bacterium, a single genomic window includes:
- a CDS encoding PLP-dependent aminotransferase family protein encodes MMIKTEEFYSILASRMKASAIREILKLVQNPEVISLAGGMPDPITFPVEDIKNITQKVLNKNSAKALQYSSTEGFPELRKCILEHLAKDGNHGKLENIIISSGSQQGLDLVGKVFLSPGDIAIVELPSYLAALNAFHSYGGELIGIPMDDEGMQMDILEEKLACLKKEGKKVKFIYTISNFQNPAGVTMSLARRRKLIEIAHKFNLFIVEDNPYEKLRFEGESIPSIYSLEENGSVISLGTFSKILCPGLRLAWILGNKDIIGKITILKQSTDLCTSILSQLIAYEYCQMGKIEENIKSNIKIYKKKRDAMINALKKHFPKKATWTEPHGGFFIVATLPDYIDTGEMFKEAIEEKVAYVPGGPFFADGKGQNTMRLSFCYPSEKDIDEGIKRLGKVIKKRIKY; translated from the coding sequence ATGATGATAAAAACAGAGGAGTTTTATTCTATTTTAGCTTCCAGAATGAAAGCTTCAGCTATTCGCGAGATTTTGAAATTAGTTCAAAATCCAGAAGTTATATCTTTAGCAGGGGGAATGCCCGATCCTATAACCTTCCCGGTAGAAGATATAAAGAATATCACCCAGAAAGTATTAAATAAAAATAGCGCTAAAGCTTTACAATATAGCAGTACCGAAGGATTCCCCGAACTAAGAAAATGCATTTTAGAACATTTAGCTAAAGATGGCAATCATGGAAAATTGGAAAATATAATTATTAGTTCTGGATCACAACAGGGATTAGATTTAGTGGGCAAAGTTTTTTTAAGTCCCGGAGATATAGCGATAGTAGAATTGCCAAGCTACTTAGCTGCTTTAAACGCCTTTCATAGTTATGGGGGAGAATTAATAGGTATACCTATGGATGATGAAGGTATGCAAATGGATATATTGGAAGAAAAACTTGCTTGTCTTAAAAAAGAAGGTAAAAAAGTGAAGTTTATATATACAATCTCCAATTTTCAAAATCCTGCAGGAGTGACTATGTCCCTGGCTCGACGAAGGAAGTTAATTGAAATTGCGCATAAATTTAATCTATTTATTGTAGAAGATAATCCTTATGAAAAACTCAGATTTGAAGGAGAATCAATTCCCTCTATCTATTCTTTGGAAGAAAATGGTTCGGTTATTAGCTTAGGTACTTTTTCCAAGATATTATGTCCGGGGTTGCGATTAGCCTGGATTTTGGGCAATAAAGATATAATAGGAAAGATTACTATACTAAAGCAATCAACCGATCTATGTACCAGTATCTTAAGCCAATTAATTGCTTATGAGTATTGCCAAATGGGCAAAATAGAAGAAAATATCAAATCTAATATTAAAATTTACAAGAAAAAAAGAGATGCAATGATAAATGCTTTGAAAAAACATTTTCCAAAAAAGGCAACCTGGACTGAACCACATGGTGGATTTTTTATTGTGGCTACTTTGCCGGATTACATAGATACCGGAGAGATGTTTAAAGAGGCGATTGAAGAGAAAGTAGCTTATGTTCCCGGCGGTCCATTTTTTGCGGATGGAAAAGGCCAAAACACTATGCGGCTGTCTTTTTGTTATCCCAGTGAAAAAGATATTGATGAGGGAATTAAAAGATTAGGGAAAGTAATTAAAAAGAGAATTAAGTATTAA
- a CDS encoding AI-2E family transporter, with translation LNILYKEIPNFIENYQNIILSIKPQLSKFINPADVEILLKENLSELQRNVLGFSQSIIIYLSNIVSSITFGIVMVPIILFYIMRDMLKFKENLYSYVSKKNKKEFKEVLEEIDHIVSGFIRGRIIVCIIVGTLIGIGLYFLNLKFALIIGIVSGVFNFIPYLGPIVGVFLALIFALGSPWWILLVIIILFVLVNQLETIYINPKILGKGLGLHPLTVILSMLICGQLLGILGVLVAVPLAAILKVLFFRYLVQEG, from the coding sequence GCTTAATATTTTATATAAAGAAATTCCTAATTTTATCGAAAATTATCAAAATATAATTTTGTCCATAAAACCGCAACTTTCAAAATTTATCAACCCGGCTGACGTAGAGATTTTGCTTAAAGAAAATTTATCTGAACTACAGAGGAATGTATTAGGTTTTTCCCAAAGCATTATCATTTATTTATCCAACATAGTTTCCAGCATCACTTTTGGTATAGTGATGGTTCCTATAATCTTATTTTACATCATGAGAGACATGTTAAAATTTAAAGAAAATTTGTATAGTTATGTATCCAAGAAAAATAAAAAGGAATTTAAGGAAGTTTTGGAGGAAATAGATCATATTGTCAGTGGTTTTATTCGTGGTCGAATAATAGTTTGCATTATTGTAGGAACCTTAATTGGTATTGGATTGTATTTCTTGAATTTAAAATTCGCCTTGATTATCGGGATTGTTAGTGGCGTGTTTAACTTTATCCCCTATTTAGGACCTATTGTGGGAGTTTTTCTGGCTTTAATTTTTGCCTTGGGTAGCCCCTGGTGGATATTGCTTGTGATCATAATTTTATTTGTTTTAGTTAATCAGCTTGAGACGATATATATTAATCCTAAAATCTTAGGCAAAGGATTAGGTTTGCATCCTTTAACGGTAATCCTATCAATGTTAATTTGTGGTCAGTTACTAGGAATATTAGGAGTATTGGTAGCCGTTCCTTTAGCAGCCATTTTGAAAGTTTTATTCTTTAGATATTTAGTTCAGGAGGGATAG
- a CDS encoding sporulation protein: MSKNRKSKKKRNNLRIIFTLFILLVIVLFGYTIFNKFIAPIWQKYTERPVITKEVPYKEEEIKEVQPIQTEEMAEVNLYFSDSQAMYLQPEKRKISQTSSLARQVVIELIKGPESSDLYPTIPPETQVNEVYIADEIVYVDLSEEIFTNHPGGSSGELMTVYSIVNTLTEIPSIKGVQILVEGNQKDSLAGHVDISMPLLRDQDWIKSEN, encoded by the coding sequence ATGTCAAAAAATAGAAAGTCGAAGAAGAAAAGAAATAACCTAAGAATTATCTTCACATTATTCATACTCTTGGTCATTGTACTTTTTGGCTATACTATATTCAATAAGTTCATTGCCCCTATCTGGCAAAAATATACAGAAAGACCGGTTATTACCAAAGAAGTCCCCTATAAGGAAGAAGAAATAAAAGAAGTTCAGCCCATACAAACCGAAGAGATGGCTGAGGTAAACCTTTACTTTTCTGATTCTCAGGCAATGTACTTACAACCCGAAAAAAGAAAAATATCTCAAACCTCTTCTTTAGCGAGACAAGTAGTCATAGAGTTGATTAAAGGTCCGGAAAGTTCCGATCTATACCCTACCATTCCCCCAGAGACTCAAGTTAATGAAGTATATATTGCCGATGAAATTGTCTATGTAGATCTATCTGAAGAAATATTTACCAATCATCCAGGAGGAAGCAGCGGTGAATTGATGACCGTCTATTCTATTGTTAATACTTTAACTGAAATTCCTTCGATTAAAGGCGTACAAATATTAGTAGAAGGAAATCAGAAAGATAGCTTAGCCGGACATGTAGACATCAGTATGCCTTTGCTTCGAGATCAGGATTGGATTAAGTCAGAAAACTAA
- the buk gene encoding butyrate kinase, translating to MTKKFKILVINPGSTSTAIALFEDDKLLDKETIRHSTKELSVYIKIFDQHKFREEIIINFLKKKKIDTNHLDAIVGRGGVLKPVKSGTYRINKLMLEDLKERPRIEHASNLGAAIAYDLAQSIKVPAFIVDSVAVDELDSVARISGMSDIERESLSHVLSLKAAARKMAKELEKSYQDLNLIVVHLGGGISVSAHCKGRMIDVNNASAEGPFTPERTGGLPSAELVKLCYAQKYTLREMLKKLIGRGGLVDYLGTNNLLEVEERIVKGDKEAELIYQAMAYQVAKEIGAMAAVLKGKVDAIVITGNGAKDKGALGKTFVNWIKERVNFIASVTIYPESDEMLALALGAIKVLKGEEEAWEYV from the coding sequence ATGACAAAGAAATTTAAAATATTAGTAATAAATCCGGGTTCAACTTCTACTGCCATTGCTCTATTTGAAGATGATAAGTTATTAGATAAAGAGACAATAAGACATAGTACGAAAGAATTGTCTGTGTACATAAAAATATTTGATCAACACAAGTTTAGAGAAGAAATAATTATTAATTTCTTAAAGAAAAAGAAAATCGATACCAATCATTTAGATGCTATAGTTGGAAGAGGAGGGGTACTAAAACCTGTAAAAAGTGGAACTTATAGAATAAATAAATTAATGCTGGAAGATTTAAAGGAGAGACCAAGAATAGAACATGCTTCAAATTTAGGAGCGGCAATTGCTTATGACTTGGCTCAATCAATAAAAGTCCCGGCTTTTATTGTTGATTCAGTTGCAGTTGATGAATTGGACTCTGTCGCTCGAATTTCCGGAATGTCTGATATTGAAAGAGAAAGTTTGTCTCATGTACTTAGCTTAAAAGCAGCAGCTAGAAAAATGGCTAAAGAGTTGGAAAAATCTTACCAAGACCTGAACTTGATAGTTGTTCATTTGGGAGGAGGAATTTCGGTAAGTGCTCATTGTAAGGGGAGAATGATAGATGTGAATAATGCCAGTGCCGAAGGACCGTTTACTCCCGAAAGAACTGGAGGATTACCTAGTGCAGAATTAGTCAAGCTATGTTATGCTCAAAAATATACTCTTCGCGAAATGCTTAAAAAGCTTATTGGAAGGGGTGGATTAGTAGATTATCTCGGAACAAATAATTTGTTAGAAGTGGAAGAAAGAATAGTTAAAGGAGATAAAGAAGCTGAATTAATATATCAAGCTATGGCATACCAGGTAGCCAAAGAGATAGGAGCGATGGCAGCAGTATTAAAAGGAAAAGTCGACGCTATTGTTATTACTGGAAATGGAGCAAAAGATAAGGGAGCATTAGGCAAAACTTTTGTGAACTGGATAAAAGAAAGGGTAAACTTTATAGCATCTGTTACAATATATCCGGAATCTGATGAGATGTTAGCCTTAGCCTTAGGGGCAATTAAAGTATTAAAAGGGGAAGAAGAAGCCTGGGAATATGTCTAA
- the recN gene encoding DNA repair protein RecN, whose protein sequence is MLFQLNIKNMALIKELNIEFEEGLNVLTGETGAGKSIIIEAINLILGGFAAPELMRDGEDSLIIEALFLLSPQEKELINNLNSNIEIVDEQGALLIGREVNNKGRNKCLINQRLINLSTLQEIGTFLVDLHGQHNHQSILDPTKHIELIDNLGGDKIMKDRKELLDHYRRWREKSKMLFKLLKDKEENTKKIDFLKFQLEEIDKTALVKDEDKALEDEEMILKNAEKIINTMEKVNFILNEGGMEQSSVRDSLKEVSIDFGEIASLDRRIEKIRENLKVVDYQFEDIVNEIVKYKDEINLDSQRLKEVESRLNLINNLKSKYGSTIEEILEYRQKIYQELEAIDYSEDKLEKLKEEINVLEDIISTISRRLNIYRRKIAEDLEKLVVRELEDLNMKRCQFEVSINTYEDDNGIEIDGKKYKIGPKGMDDVEFMISPNVGEKLRSLARIVSGGEVSRIMLALKSILSEVDQVPTLIFDEIDSGVGARLGEVIAQKLKALSKKRQVVCVTHLPQIACRAEKHFYIEKYILNNQTNIRLKEMEGEERIKEIARMLDGNQMSEITIQHAQKMLER, encoded by the coding sequence ATGTTATTTCAATTAAATATAAAAAATATGGCCTTAATAAAAGAATTAAATATTGAATTTGAAGAAGGATTAAATGTTTTAACCGGAGAGACTGGAGCTGGTAAGTCAATTATCATAGAAGCGATAAATTTAATTTTGGGTGGTTTTGCCGCTCCTGAATTAATGCGAGACGGAGAAGATAGTTTAATAATAGAAGCACTCTTTCTGTTATCTCCTCAGGAAAAAGAGCTTATAAACAATTTAAATTCAAACATAGAAATTGTTGATGAACAAGGGGCTTTACTTATTGGACGAGAAGTCAACAATAAAGGACGAAATAAATGCTTGATTAATCAACGGTTGATAAATTTATCCACACTTCAAGAGATAGGTACATTTTTGGTTGATTTACACGGACAACATAATCATCAATCTATTCTGGATCCGACTAAACATATTGAACTAATAGATAATCTGGGAGGAGATAAAATTATGAAAGACAGAAAGGAATTATTGGATCATTATAGAAGATGGCGGGAAAAAAGTAAAATGTTATTTAAGTTATTGAAAGATAAAGAAGAAAATACAAAAAAAATAGATTTTCTGAAATTTCAGTTAGAAGAGATAGATAAAACGGCTTTGGTGAAAGATGAAGATAAGGCCTTAGAAGATGAAGAGATGATTTTAAAGAATGCAGAAAAAATTATTAATACCATGGAAAAAGTCAATTTTATTCTCAACGAAGGCGGGATGGAGCAATCTTCAGTAAGAGATTCCTTAAAAGAAGTTTCTATAGATTTTGGAGAAATTGCTTCCCTTGACCGGCGAATTGAAAAGATAAGAGAAAATTTAAAAGTAGTAGACTATCAATTTGAGGATATTGTAAATGAAATTGTAAAATACAAAGATGAAATTAATTTAGACAGCCAAAGATTAAAAGAAGTGGAGAGTAGATTAAACCTGATTAATAATTTAAAGAGTAAATACGGCTCTACCATAGAAGAAATATTGGAATATCGCCAAAAAATATATCAGGAGTTAGAAGCCATTGATTACAGTGAAGACAAATTAGAAAAGTTAAAAGAAGAAATTAATGTTTTGGAGGATATCATTTCCACAATTTCTCGCCGGCTAAATATCTATCGGAGAAAGATAGCCGAGGATTTAGAGAAATTAGTGGTAAGGGAATTAGAAGATCTAAATATGAAAAGATGTCAGTTTGAAGTGTCTATTAATACTTACGAGGATGATAACGGAATAGAAATAGATGGTAAGAAATATAAGATAGGTCCAAAAGGAATGGATGATGTTGAGTTTATGATTTCTCCCAATGTGGGAGAGAAGTTGCGTTCTTTGGCTCGAATTGTATCGGGGGGAGAAGTTTCGAGGATTATGTTGGCTTTAAAATCAATACTTTCAGAAGTAGATCAAGTTCCAACGCTAATCTTTGATGAAATTGACAGCGGGGTAGGTGCACGCTTGGGCGAGGTAATTGCACAAAAGCTGAAGGCGCTTTCTAAAAAAAGACAAGTAGTTTGCGTAACTCATCTACCTCAGATAGCCTGCAGAGCAGAGAAACATTTCTATATTGAAAAATATATCTTAAATAATCAAACAAATATAAGATTAAAAGAAATGGAAGGCGAAGAGCGGATCAAAGAGATTGCTCGCATGTTAGATGGAAATCAAATGAGCGAAATTACTATTCAGCATGCTCAAAAGATGTTAGAAAGATAG
- a CDS encoding phosphate butyryltransferase has product MLKSFDEVLKRAKDYGPKKMAVASAGAEDVLKAVEAARKEGLTDSILVGDENEIIQVAEKLKIDLTSYEIIDKPDKTETARYAVELVRNKKASILMKGMMGTARLLQAVLDKEIGLRTNRLLSHVYTLEIKNYKRLLTMTDGAMSISPDLKQKAQIIQNAIYYAHSLGIEKPKVAVVTAIELVNPDMPATIDAACLAKMSERGQIVGGVVDGPLGFDNAISKEAAEHKGIESPVSGEVDIVMVPNIESGNIFAKGLVYLAQAVPAGLLLGAKAPVVLVSRSDSAQSKLYSIALGVLMGEMGEI; this is encoded by the coding sequence ATGTTAAAATCTTTTGATGAGGTTCTAAAAAGAGCTAAGGATTATGGTCCAAAAAAAATGGCAGTGGCTTCTGCGGGAGCAGAAGATGTATTAAAAGCAGTAGAAGCTGCTCGAAAAGAAGGATTAACCGATTCAATATTGGTCGGTGACGAAAATGAAATAATTCAAGTAGCTGAAAAATTGAAGATAGACCTTACAAGTTATGAAATAATTGATAAACCGGATAAAACAGAAACTGCACGATATGCGGTGGAATTGGTCCGAAATAAAAAAGCCTCTATATTAATGAAAGGCATGATGGGAACAGCAAGACTTTTACAGGCTGTTTTGGATAAAGAAATTGGTTTACGGACTAACCGATTGCTTAGCCATGTTTATACTCTGGAAATTAAAAATTACAAGCGTTTGCTTACTATGACTGATGGAGCCATGAGTATCAGTCCAGATTTAAAACAAAAAGCCCAAATAATCCAAAATGCTATTTATTATGCGCATTCATTGGGAATCGAGAAACCAAAAGTAGCAGTTGTTACAGCTATTGAATTAGTGAATCCTGATATGCCGGCAACTATCGATGCTGCTTGCTTGGCTAAAATGAGCGAGAGAGGACAGATTGTGGGTGGAGTAGTAGATGGACCATTGGGCTTTGATAATGCAATTTCTAAGGAAGCGGCAGAGCATAAGGGAATTGAAAGCCCGGTTTCCGGTGAGGTAGATATTGTAATGGTACCAAATATCGAATCAGGAAATATCTTTGCCAAAGGCTTGGTTTATTTAGCTCAAGCAGTACCTGCAGGATTGCTTTTAGGGGCAAAAGCTCCCGTGGTATTGGTTTCTCGATCAGATAGTGCGCAATCAAAATTATATTCCATTGCCTTAGGTGTATTAATGGGTGAAATGGGTGAGATTTGA
- a CDS encoding divergent PAP2 family protein translates to MIKINIADLSRVFSNKILIIAFIAWVVNQSLKLIVFYISEKKWDIRRIVGAGGMPSTHSALSVCVAVSIGLKEGWGSSIFALAIVLAFIIMADAAGVRRETGEQAVVLNKIILEFFEERKIRDKRLKELVGHTPFEVIVGAFIGTITAWILCSVI, encoded by the coding sequence GTGATAAAGATTAATATTGCAGATTTGTCCCGGGTTTTTAGCAATAAAATTTTAATAATTGCTTTTATAGCCTGGGTGGTTAATCAGAGCTTAAAACTAATAGTCTTTTATATTTCTGAAAAAAAATGGGATATTAGGAGGATTGTCGGAGCAGGAGGGATGCCTAGCACTCATTCCGCCCTTTCTGTATGTGTAGCAGTAAGTATTGGCTTGAAAGAAGGATGGGGTTCTTCTATATTTGCTTTAGCTATCGTCCTAGCTTTTATCATTATGGCTGATGCAGCAGGAGTAAGAAGGGAGACAGGCGAGCAGGCTGTAGTATTAAATAAAATCATTTTAGAATTTTTTGAGGAAAGAAAGATCAGAGATAAGCGCTTAAAAGAATTAGTTGGACACACTCCTTTTGAAGTTATCGTAGGAGCTTTTATTGGAACTATAACCGCTTGGATATTATGCTCGGTAATTTAG
- a CDS encoding PAS domain S-box protein, whose translation MEEKNILNKDKWQQEIATQKEIQSTLKAIIHATDDAISVVDEKGLHTIINPAYTRLTGLTEEDVLGKPPTIDIADEGESMHLKVLRTKKSVHGVRMRVGPNRKEVIVNVAPVVVEGVLKGSVAVIHDVSEIEYLNRELKRIKQRVRHLESKYTFEDIVGKSRGMIIAKEQARKAAYTPATVLLQGESGTGKELFAHAIHHVSKRKNQQFIRVNCSALVDTLLESELFGYEGGSFTGAKKTGKKGLFEEADKGTIFLDEIGVMSLNLQAKLLRVLQEKEIIRVGGRNPVNVDVRIISATNIDLKNAVKEGRFRDDLYYRLYVIPIYIPPLRERKEDMPLLVNNLLRKFNQDFGRNIKGISTEAINILGDYSWPGNVRELENVIERAVINMRLSEELILPKHIPFLNELNTPGILEERPSVSFESDNLIYNNLDKNDLEKIKNDTERIALLQALKSAKGDSPIAAKKLGISLRSFYYKIKKHNIKKIYEYK comes from the coding sequence ATGGAAGAAAAAAATATTTTAAATAAAGATAAATGGCAACAAGAAATCGCCACACAAAAAGAGATTCAAAGCACCTTAAAAGCAATTATCCATGCTACCGATGATGCTATTTCAGTTGTAGACGAAAAGGGGTTGCACACGATTATTAATCCTGCTTATACCAGGCTTACGGGTTTGACAGAAGAAGATGTTTTAGGAAAACCGCCTACTATCGATATTGCTGATGAAGGTGAAAGCATGCATTTAAAAGTGTTAAGAACCAAGAAATCGGTACACGGAGTTAGAATGCGCGTTGGACCTAATCGTAAAGAAGTAATTGTAAATGTTGCACCGGTTGTAGTAGAGGGAGTCTTGAAAGGAAGTGTGGCAGTCATACATGATGTTTCGGAAATTGAATACTTAAATAGAGAGTTAAAGAGGATTAAGCAAAGAGTTAGACATTTAGAATCAAAATACACCTTTGAAGATATAGTGGGAAAAAGCAGGGGAATGATTATCGCTAAAGAACAAGCCAGGAAAGCTGCTTACACTCCCGCGACCGTTTTGCTGCAAGGAGAAAGCGGTACCGGAAAAGAACTTTTTGCTCACGCTATACATCATGTAAGCAAAAGAAAGAATCAGCAATTTATTCGAGTAAACTGTTCTGCTTTAGTAGATACTTTATTAGAGAGTGAACTATTTGGTTATGAGGGAGGTTCCTTTACCGGTGCTAAAAAAACCGGAAAGAAAGGACTGTTTGAAGAAGCCGACAAGGGGACTATTTTTTTGGATGAAATTGGAGTGATGAGCTTGAATCTGCAGGCTAAATTATTGAGAGTGCTTCAAGAAAAAGAAATTATTCGAGTAGGAGGAAGAAATCCGGTTAATGTGGATGTTAGGATAATCTCAGCAACCAATATTGATTTAAAAAACGCTGTTAAAGAAGGAAGGTTTAGAGATGATCTTTATTACCGGTTATATGTTATACCCATCTATATTCCTCCTTTAAGGGAACGAAAAGAAGATATGCCCCTCTTGGTCAATAATTTATTAAGAAAATTTAATCAAGATTTCGGCAGAAATATAAAAGGAATTTCAACCGAAGCCATCAATATATTAGGTGATTATTCCTGGCCGGGAAATGTAAGAGAATTGGAAAATGTAATTGAAAGAGCAGTAATCAACATGAGATTAAGCGAAGAATTAATCTTGCCTAAGCATATTCCTTTTTTAAATGAATTAAATACACCAGGAATATTGGAAGAAAGACCATCTGTAAGTTTTGAATCTGATAATTTGATTTATAATAATTTGGATAAAAATGACTTAGAAAAGATTAAAAATGATACGGAAAGGATAGCTCTACTGCAAGCTTTGAAATCTGCCAAGGGAGACAGTCCGATAGCTGCAAAAAAGTTGGGAATCAGCTTGAGAAGTTTTTATTATAAAATAAAAAAGCATAATATTAAAAAGATATATGAATACAAGTAA
- a CDS encoding AMIN domain-containing protein: MKKIFCIILITALFAILFPPSSALSQSSEIKILMNNIPLEMVVPSVIENDRLLVSARNVVEALGGRITWFPVLKLMTINIDNHIARLVIDDPFLEIDEKAMPLEMPARIIDNRVMIPLEAIKLIVKVDIKWDNQAKILFINTIRPYLLVVRSYSHPDKTRVVVDLSEKTEFKADKLINPDRIFIDIMGSDVKLENTSKQIKIDDGVIKTVRTTQFNQEVTRVVFDLYREAKYEIFSLSEPDRVVIDIFKPSGGDVIPQELPVKPEEKPVPGLVITGKRVVIIDPGHGGKDPGAIGPTGLRESEVTLGIALYLEKLLKNAGIPTYLTRNKDEFVYLEDRTNFANQKGGFVFISLHANSVLNHRPSAQGIETFLLSSKYIGASARDVADRENRASRTHPEVDTDLALIIADLEESANIKYSFDLAEIIQKKLVEYLKLEDRGIKQAPFIVLKGANMAAVIVEVAFISNPQEEGLLKTTKFRENAAQALFESIKNYVENAPDNGE, from the coding sequence ATGAAAAAGATATTCTGCATCATTTTAATTACGGCTTTATTTGCGATTTTGTTCCCCCCTTCTTCCGCTTTATCTCAATCCTCAGAAATAAAGATATTAATGAACAATATACCTCTTGAAATGGTGGTTCCTTCGGTTATTGAGAATGACCGGTTATTAGTTTCCGCTCGCAATGTAGTAGAAGCTTTAGGTGGAAGAATTACCTGGTTTCCGGTTTTAAAATTAATGACCATAAATATTGACAATCATATAGCACGCTTAGTAATTGATGATCCTTTTTTGGAGATAGATGAGAAGGCAATGCCTTTAGAAATGCCAGCCAGAATTATCGACAATCGGGTAATGATACCCTTGGAAGCTATTAAACTTATTGTCAAAGTAGATATAAAATGGGATAACCAGGCTAAAATTTTATTTATAAATACCATAAGGCCTTATCTGTTAGTTGTTAGAAGTTATTCGCATCCCGATAAGACCAGGGTAGTGGTAGATCTATCGGAGAAGACAGAATTTAAAGCAGATAAATTAATAAATCCGGATAGGATATTTATTGATATTATGGGTTCTGATGTAAAATTAGAAAATACCTCCAAGCAGATTAAGATAGATGATGGAGTGATAAAAACAGTAAGAACAACTCAATTTAACCAGGAAGTTACCAGAGTAGTATTTGATCTTTACCGGGAAGCTAAATACGAGATTTTTAGCCTTAGTGAACCAGATAGAGTAGTGATTGATATTTTTAAACCAAGTGGAGGAGATGTTATTCCTCAAGAACTTCCTGTTAAACCAGAAGAAAAACCTGTGCCCGGCCTTGTGATAACCGGCAAGAGAGTAGTAATTATTGACCCGGGTCATGGCGGAAAAGATCCTGGAGCGATCGGACCTACCGGTTTAAGGGAAAGTGAAGTTACTTTAGGAATCGCCCTTTATTTGGAGAAACTATTAAAAAATGCCGGTATTCCTACCTATTTAACCAGAAATAAAGATGAATTTGTTTATTTGGAAGATAGGACCAATTTCGCCAACCAGAAGGGTGGCTTTGTATTTATAAGTTTACACGCTAATTCAGTATTAAATCATCGTCCTAGCGCTCAAGGGATAGAAACCTTTTTGTTGAGCTCCAAATATATCGGAGCTTCTGCCAGAGATGTAGCAGATAGAGAAAATAGAGCTAGCAGAACTCATCCCGAAGTAGATACCGATTTGGCTTTAATTATCGCTGATCTGGAAGAGAGTGCTAACATCAAGTATAGTTTTGATCTTGCCGAGATTATCCAGAAAAAATTAGTAGAGTATCTAAAATTAGAAGATCGGGGAATAAAACAAGCTCCCTTTATCGTATTAAAGGGAGCTAATATGGCAGCAGTAATTGTAGAAGTTGCTTTTATCTCTAACCCTCAAGAGGAAGGATTACTAAAAACCACTAAGTTTAGAGAAAATGCTGCTCAAGCCTTATTTGAGTCAATAAAGAATTATGTAGAAAATGCCCCCGATAATGGCGAGTAG
- a CDS encoding NAD(+) kinase (catalyzes the phosphorylation of NAD to NADP), which translates to MKFNRVGLVVNYEKEKTRETACKIIDWLNSNKLKVCIEGNMGQAIGKKELNCPANQFLKEVDLIISLGGDGTLLRAARIAASEGIPIFGVNLGGLGFLTQIGINDLEKSLEKLYQEKYFLDERMMLNCSVERRGKEIKKFTALNDVVIGKGAFARIIGLATYVNNNYVITYSADGLVVSTSTGSTAYSLSAGGPIVNPSINCIILTPICPHTLSARPFIISEDDQVKITLEVSEEEVMVTVDGQEGFVLRPNDEVIIKKSEDEARLITFKEKSFYDILREKLRWSGQIE; encoded by the coding sequence ATGAAATTTAACAGAGTCGGTTTAGTGGTGAATTATGAAAAAGAAAAAACGCGGGAAACTGCTTGTAAAATAATAGATTGGTTAAATTCCAATAAGCTAAAAGTTTGCATTGAAGGGAATATGGGTCAGGCAATAGGAAAAAAGGAATTAAATTGTCCCGCTAATCAATTTCTTAAAGAGGTTGATTTAATTATTTCTTTGGGAGGAGACGGAACTCTGCTTAGAGCGGCTAGAATTGCTGCTAGCGAAGGCATACCTATTTTTGGAGTGAATTTGGGAGGTTTAGGATTCTTAACTCAAATTGGTATTAATGACCTGGAAAAATCTTTAGAAAAGCTATATCAAGAGAAATATTTTCTTGATGAGAGAATGATGTTAAACTGTTCAGTAGAAAGAAGAGGAAAAGAGATAAAAAAATTTACTGCCCTCAATGATGTAGTTATAGGTAAAGGAGCATTTGCGCGAATTATAGGCTTGGCTACCTATGTCAATAATAATTACGTTATTACTTATTCAGCGGATGGATTGGTCGTCTCTACCTCTACCGGTTCTACTGCTTACTCTCTTTCTGCCGGTGGGCCTATTGTAAATCCCAGCATAAACTGTATTATACTTACCCCTATCTGTCCCCATACTTTATCTGCCCGACCTTTTATTATTAGTGAAGATGATCAAGTAAAAATAACTTTAGAAGTAAGTGAAGAAGAGGTTATGGTTACTGTCGACGGACAAGAGGGTTTTGTTCTGAGGCCGAATGATGAGGTGATAATAAAAAAATCAGAAGATGAAGCTCGATTAATTACTTTCAAAGAAAAGAGTTTTTATGATATTTTACGGGAAAAATTAAGATGGAGCGGACAAATAGAATAG